In Nocardioides sp. JS614, the sequence TTCGGCAGGGCAACAAGAACAAGATGCCCGCCGCGAACCAACAGAGAATCCTTGACGCCTTCAGCGCGCGAGAGGACGTCGCTCACTTCGCGAAACTCATCGAAAACGCTGCCCTGGAGGCAAACGGCTACAACCTCGCTGTCAGCTCCTACGTCGAAGCCGAATACATCCGCGAAGCCGTTGACATCCGCGAGCTCAACGCGGAGATCGGGCGGATTGTGAGCCGTCAGTGTGAGCTGCGTGCGGAGATCGATGCTGTCGTTGCGGACCTTGAGGAGCGCCGGTCGTGAGTCGCATCGATCGCCTCATCGCGGAACTCGCGCCGCAGGGGGTGCCGCTTATGCCGCTGGGTCAGCTTGGTGAGTTCATACGTGGCCGTCGATTCACGAAAGCCGACTACGTCGACTCCGGACTCGGCTCAATTCACTACGGCGAGATTTACACCGACTACGGCACGACCGCGTCATCGGTACATCGGTTCGTTCGTCCCGAGTTGAAGGGAAGCCTCCGCCTGGCTCGCCCAGGTGACTTGGTCATCGCGGCAACGGGCGAGAACGTACAGGAAGTATGCAAGGCGGTCGCTTGGCTGGGCGACGAAGAGGTTGCCATCCACGATGATTGCTACATCTTCCGTCACCAGATGGATCCGACGTTTGTCTCGTACTTCTTTCAGACCGCCCACTTCCACGAGCAAAAGGCACGGCTGGCCTCCGAGTCGAAGCTTGCGCGGGTGTCCGGTGCGAACCTGGCCAGGATCGTTGCTCCCGCTCCGCCACTGGAGGTGCAGCGAGAGATCGTCAGCGTCCTGGACAAGTTCAGAGCTCTTGAAGCCGAGCTCAAGGCCGAGCTTGAAGCACGGCGTGAGCAGTACAGGTACTACCGCGACGCGCTGGTGGCGTTCGACGCGCCTGACTCTCTCTCTCTCTCTCTCTCTCGCAGAGCAGGCTCAGATGGGCGAGACTGAGTGATGTTGCGACACTTCGGCGCGGCTCAGCCATGACAGCGACGTCTGCAGCTCTCGGCGACGTGCCCGTGGTCGCGAATGCTCCTGAGCCTGCGTACTTCCACAACGTGAGCAACCGCGACGGTGAAACAGTGGTGGTCGCCCGCTCTGGGGCATACGCCGGCTTTGTCAGCTATTGGCGGGGACCGATCTTCTTGACCGACGCGTTCAGTGTCCATCCACACGATGGGGTCTTGATGCCGCGATTCGTCTTCCACCTTCTCCGGGCCAGACAGGCTCAGTTGCACGCGTTCAAGGCAGGAGCCGGTGTGCCCCACGTAAGGGTCAAGGACGTCGAATCGTACGAGGTGCCAGTGCCCCCGCTGGATGTGCAGGCGCGGGTAGTGGAGATTCTCGACAAGTTCGATGCCTTAGTGAATGACGTGTCGGTCGGTCTTCCTGCTGAGATCGCGGCGCGGCGCAAGCAGTACGAGTACTACCGCCACAAGCTCTTGACCTTCCCGGAGCGAGCCGCGTGAACCTCGACGAGCTCGGCGTTCCCGGCAGCGCACCGCACTTTGAGCCGATCTCGGTCAGTGACGAGAGCACGGTCGTTGCTGAGTTCGTCCCTGACCCGAGCAAGGAATCGACGTATCAGTCGGAGGCTGAGCTCGAAGCCGCGTTCATCCGGCTGCTTCAGGAACAGGCTTACGAGTACCTGCACCTCACCTCGGCCGCCGCGTTGGAGGCCAACCTGCGCGTGCAACTGGAAGCCGTCAACGGCATCACGTTCTCCGAGGCTGAGTGGCAGCGCTTCTTCACCGAAACGATCGCCGGCCCGAACAAGGGGATCGTGGAGAAGACTGCGCTGGTTCAGGAGGACCACGTCCAAATCCTGCGGCGCGACGACGGGACGACGAAGAACGTATATCTGATCGACAAGCGGAACATCCACAACAACCGGCTCCAGGTGATCAACCAGTACGAAGCAGCCGGAGCCCACGCCACGCGTTACGACGTGACGATCCTGGTCAACGGCCTACCGATGGTGCACGTAGAACTGAAGCGCCGGGGCGTCGACATCCGTGAAGCCTTCAACCAGATCAACCGCTACGCCCGCGACAGCTTCTGGGCCGGCTCGGGGCTGTTCGAGTACGTGCAGCTGTTCGTGATCAGCAACGGCACGCTGACGAAGTACTACTCCAACACGGTCCGCGACTCCCATCTCGCCGACCAGAGGCAAGGCAAGCGGTCACGTCGGAAGACGTCGAACAGCTTCGAGTTCACCAGCTGGTGGGCGGATGCCAACAACCGGCCGATCGCCGACGTAGTTGGCTTCACCAAGACGTTCTTTTCCAAGCACACGGTGCTCAATATCCTCACGAAGTACTGCGTCTTCGACGTCGACCGCAAACTCCTGGTGATGCGCCCGTACCAGATCGTCGCCGCTGAGCGGATCCTGCAGCGTATCGAGACGTCGACGACGTACAAACAGTTCGGCTCGTTGGCTGCCGGGGGTTACATCTGGCACACGACCGGGTCAGGCAAGACGCTGACCAGCTTCAAGGCCGCCCAGCTCGCGAGTCGTCTCCCGTTCGTGGAGAAGGTGCTCTTCGTCGTCGACCGCAAGGACCTCGACTACCAGACCATGCGGGAGTACGAACGCTTCGAGAAGGGCGCGGCCAACTCCAACACCTCCACCAGCGTCCTGGCCAAGCAGTTGGAGGGCCCGAACGCGCGGATCATCATCACCACGATCCAGAAGCTCGCCAGGTTCGTCAGCTACAACCGGCAGCACTCGATCTACTCCTCGCACGTCGTGGTGATCTTCGACGAGTGTCACCGCAGCCAGTTCGGCGACATGCACTTGGCGATCACCAACGTCTTCCGCCGCTACCACCTGTTCGGCTTCACCGGCACACCGATCTTCGCCGAGAACGCCGGCACCAGCGGCAGCCCGCGACTGCGCACAACCGAGCAGGCCTTCGGGGAGAAGCTGCACACCTACACGATCGTCGACGCCATCAACGACCGGAACGTGCTGCCCTTCCGGGTCGACTACGTCAACACCCTCAAGCCCGCCGAGAAACTGACGGACGCTCAGGTCGCGGCCATCGACACCGAGCGAGCACTGCTGGCTCCGGAGCGGATCAACCAGATCGTGGGCTACATCCGCGAGCACTTCGACCAGAAGACCAAGCGCAGCTCCGCGTATCGGCTCGGCGATCGCCGGCTCGCAGGGTTCAACTCATTGTTCGCCGCCGCCTCGATCGACGCCGCGAAGCGCTACTACGCCGAATTCGCCCGGCAGCAGTCAGACCTGGCGTCAGAGCAGCGGCTCAAGGTCGGCCTCATCTTCAGCTTCACCGCCAATGGGGAGGAGGCCGACGGCCTGCTGGCCGAGGAGGAGTTCGAGACCGGCGACCTCGACGCGACCTCACGTGACTTTCTGGAAGGCGCGATCCGCGACTACAACGCGCTGTTCGGCACCAGCTTCGACACCTCGGCCGACAAGTTCCAGAACTACTACAAGGACCTCTCCGAGCGGTTGAAGAGCCGCGAGCTGGACCTCGTCATCGTGGTCAACATGTTCCTCACCGGCTTCGACGCCACCACCCTGAACACTTTGTGGCTGGACAAGAACCTGCGCTCCCATGGGCTGATCCAGGCGTACTCGCGCACGAATCGCATCCTGAACTCGGTCAAGACCTACGGCAACATCGTGTCGTTCCGCGACCTGGAGGACGCCACCAATGACGCACTGGCGCTGTTCGGCAACAGGGACGCCCGCGGCATCGTCCTGCTGCGGCCGTACGCCGACTACTACGCGGAGTACGAAAATGCCGTCGCCGAGCTCACCGAAGTCTTCCCGCTCGGGGAGCAGATCATCGGCGAGGCGGCGCAGAAGCAGTACATCGCCCTGTTCGGAGTGATTCTACGACTGCGAAACATCCTCACCTCGTTCGACGAGTTCGCCGGACACGAGCTGCTGACCGAGCGCGACTACCAGGACTATCAGTCGATCTACCTCAACCTGTACGCCGAGTTCCGCGGCGCCAAGGAAGCGGAGAAGGAGTCGATCAACGACGACGTCGTCTTCGAGATCGAGTTGATCAAGCAGGTCGAGGTCAACGTCGACTACGTGCTGATGCTCGTCGAGAAGTGGCGCGACGCCAGGGGCAACGGTGCCGACCGAGAGATGGACGCGCTGATGAAGATCCAGCGTGCGATCGACTCCAGCGTCACTCTGCGCAACAAGCGCGACCTGATCATGGACTTTGTAGAGACAATGACTGTGACCGGCGACGTCAACGACGACTGGCGGCGCTTCGTCGCCGCGAAGCGGGCTGAGGAGCTGACGAGCATCATCACTGAAGAGAACCTCAAGCCCGACGAGACTCACGCCTTCGTTGAGGCGGCCTTCCGGGACGGCGCCATCCCGACCATGGGCACCGCGATCACCCGTATCCTCCCGCCCATCTCGCGGTTCTCTCCGAGCGGCGGCCATACCGTCAAGAAGCAGGCCGTGATCGACCGGCTGCTCGCCTTCTTCGACCGCTACTTCGGGTTGGCCTGATGGCCCTTCCCGAGACTGATGTCCACCGCATCCGCCTCTGGGCCCTCGAGCGCGTGCCGAGCACCTGTGGGATCAAGTCAACGTCGAGGCTGACGTCTTCGAGCGCCATGTCGACATCGTCGAGGTGCGGCCGCCCTGGGATGGAGTCGGAGAGCGCACCCGGTTCCCCATCGCACGGCTGCGCTACACAAGGGCGACCGGCCTTTGGGCGATCTACTGGCGCGACCGCAACCTGAAGTTTCACGAGTACAAGCGCAAGCGCCCGACCAAGAACGTCCAAGCGCTCCTCGAGCACATCGAGAGGAGCGGCGACCCGATCTTTTGGGGTTAGCCAGTTGGTGGCACCGAGAGGGCCAGCTATCTCGGTTGCCCGAGAAGAAGTCCCCTGGACCTCTTGTCGCTGGCCTGTGACGCCATCGTAGTCCGGGTCTATGGCACTCGATCCCAGCCGGCATCTCTGCAGTTGGGCTCAGTATTGCTCGGTACGGTAGGCGCTGGTACTTTGGTACCCGAGAAGGAGGGCAGCGTTATGGCTACCGCTACCGCGCCGATCAAGGTCGACGCCGCCACTGACGAGCTCGTGTCGCACGCAGCTCACTTCATGTCCCGTTCGAAGAAGGACATCGTTGACGCTGCCGTGCGTGAGTACATCGATGCCCACCGCGACGAGATCAACGCCGGGATCAAGGCTGCGCTCGGCCAGCTCAACGGTACTGACGCCGCTGCTGTGTCGCTGATGACCGGCCTCAACGCCGACGAGCTCGACGACCTCGGCGGCCTACCGAAGTAGCCGTCGCATGGCCGTCCGCTGGAGCGTCGGACCTGGTCGCTAGATTCGCCACATGGTCTCGGAACCGATCGGCGTGCGCCCAACGAAACGCTGCCTCGGTGACCTCGGTGTTGAGACGCCAGACCTCGGGGTCCGCCTGGAAGAGATCGATCAGCCGGTCATCGTGAGCGCCCAGGCGGTCCCCGAACAGCGGGACGCAGGCGGCGCGGAGCGCGTCGTCGCGCTCACTGACCGCGTCTGGTTCAAGGTCAAGACCAGCGACAACCGCGCTGCCGTGACCGAACTCCGTGGCACTGATCTCCCGGACTGGGTGCGCCCGAGCCGAGGAGCCTGGTGGATCGGCGCCGCTGGCCGGCGTCAAGCGGACAGTGCTCAGCGCGACTTCTACGCCACGCTGCAGCGAGAGTGCACGACGGGGAAGACCGTCTCCTCGGCTCACCTGCTCCCGGCCGAGTGGGACTGGAAGCGCCTCGCTGCAGAGCAGGCCGTCGCGTGGCGGCGCGAGGTGAGGAGCATGGTCATTGAGCTCGTCGCGATGTCGCTGAAGAGCGGGCATCTCGCCGTCGCCGAGTTCCGGAACCATCGGATCAAGGCGCTCGTCCGGGCGGCGAACGGGCACGAGGCCTACCTCGCGATCATTGCCGAGGGAGTGCCCGACCCACAGATGTTCGCGTTGCTTCTCGACTGCGTTCCTGGAGTTGCGCCCGAAGACTGGCAGCCCGAACCTTCGCCCTTGGCGGAGATGAACCCCGGCTCGGGCGAGATCATCTGGTCGACGCTGTTCCCGTCCGAGATCGCTCGCGCGATCCTCGACCTGGACGGCGATGACTGAGGGCCAGCGGTCCGCAAATAGTCCGCAAGAAGTCCGGCGGAGACCGATCCTCGCCGGCGACGTCCAACGGTCCGATGATCGCGTTTCCGCAGGTCAGGCCGTGTTTTCCGGTGTCAGTCGCCGCTGTCCAACGACAGCCGAAACCCCGCGTGATCGTTCCGCTTCAACGTGTGAGTCGGCGCGTTTGCGCATCAGAGGGGTCGCCGCTGAAGACTTCGAAGTCGTCAACCTTGACGTCGGCAGACTTCGCGCGCATGGCGGGGGCTCAGCGTCCGCGAGATCGCCACGTTGGACCGCCGCGACTTCACCCGCCGTCCGGCCTCGTCACATCGGTGCTTTTCCCCTCCTGCCCGAGACGCTCGGGTGACCCCAGCAGTCCGCAAGTAGTCCTCAAGAAGTCCGGCCGGGACCGACGATCGCCGACGACGTCCAACGGTCCTGTCATCGTGTTTCCGCATCAGACTGTGTTTCTTGCGTCGGCGAGGAACTCCACCGCCGAGGTAGCCACCCACAGGGCGGCCAGGTCCGCGGTGGACTTCAGGCTACGGCCGGTGATCACTTCGACCTGGCGGAGGCGATGGCCGAGTGTCTGCCGGTGGATCCCCAACGCCTGGGCGGTCTCGGTCCACTTACGGTCGTTGGTGAGGTAGGCAGTCAGGGTCTCCAGCAGGCGCTGACTGCGCTCGGTCGGCTCGAGCAGGTCGCCGAGGACGCCGCGGCTCACTTCACGTGCGGCTTGGCTGTCGCGCGGTACGACGGAGCCACGTACCTCGTCGTAGTGAACGATCCGCTTACGTTCGAGGGTCGCGCCGAGGGCCCAACCTGCTTGCCGGCTGGCTTCGGCCAGTTCCTCGAGGGAGCGGAAGGATGTCGACACGCCAACGCGGGACGAGTCCAGAGTCGGGAGATCGAGCGCGCGCTCGAGGTCGGCGGCGTTGAGGCAGCAGGTGAGGCGGCCGGGCCTGCGATGCGGGAGATGCAGGATGCCGGCGGTGGTCAGGACCACGAGCGGGTCGCTCGGCTGGTCAGTTGCGACGGCGATGACGACGTACTCGGTCCCCGCAAGGCCGAGCTCGCGACTTTGGGCCAGGAGGTGCTCGATCGGCATCCGTCCGGCGAAGACCGATGAGACGAGCTGCTCGCCTCTGGCGGCCAGCGCCATCGCATTGGTGATCACGTTGTTGACTGCCGCGGTCACCGCCTGCTGCAGGTGGCCGACCGTGAAGGAGTCGAGCATCGGGGAGTCTTCTCCGACGAGCAGCAGCGCGGGACGACCGCTGGGCAGCGTCCAGGCCTTGACGGTGCCGGTCGACGAGGGGTGCATGGAGCCCGGATGCGCGTCGGGCCGGGATGCGGCCTGCCTCAGCTCCTCGACGACGGCGGGATCGGGGGCGAGCGATCCGGGGACGATGGGCGCGCCCGTTGCCACGTCGACGACCGACATGCGGACCCCGAAGATCCCCTCCATCCCGCTGGATCGCCGCGGCGGGCTCGGTGGCGACGGCCGTCAGTGACCGGTAGAGCCTGCTGAGCAGCAGCAGTTGCTGGCTCTGCTGCGCGTCGTTGGCCATGGAGACGGTCCGCGCGAGGCGGACGAAGGGGACCGGGTGCGACGTGGTCAGCACGGGGAAGCCGAGCAGCTCGGCCTCTTGCAGCATCGCGGGGTGCAGGGGCGGCGCCATCTCCTCCTCGCCGACGGTGATGCCGGCCAGACGTGCGCGATCGAGCTCCCGGATGAACTCGACCTGCGCGTCCTCCTGTGCGGGGATGCACAACCCCGTGGTCATCAGCAGCTCGTCGGGTCCGAGCCATCTCCACGGATCGGGCATCTCGCA encodes:
- a CDS encoding restriction endonuclease subunit S, giving the protein MTATSAALGDVPVVANAPEPAYFHNVSNRDGETVVVARSGAYAGFVSYWRGPIFLTDAFSVHPHDGVLMPRFVFHLLRARQAQLHAFKAGAGVPHVRVKDVESYEVPVPPLDVQARVVEILDKFDALVNDVSVGLPAEIAARRKQYEYYRHKLLTFPERAA
- a CDS encoding DUF3024 domain-containing protein encodes the protein MGPRARAEHLWDQVNVEADVFERHVDIVEVRPPWDGVGERTRFPIARLRYTRATGLWAIYWRDRNLKFHEYKRKRPTKNVQALLEHIERSGDPIFWG
- a CDS encoding type I restriction endonuclease subunit R, whose amino-acid sequence is MNLDELGVPGSAPHFEPISVSDESTVVAEFVPDPSKESTYQSEAELEAAFIRLLQEQAYEYLHLTSAAALEANLRVQLEAVNGITFSEAEWQRFFTETIAGPNKGIVEKTALVQEDHVQILRRDDGTTKNVYLIDKRNIHNNRLQVINQYEAAGAHATRYDVTILVNGLPMVHVELKRRGVDIREAFNQINRYARDSFWAGSGLFEYVQLFVISNGTLTKYYSNTVRDSHLADQRQGKRSRRKTSNSFEFTSWWADANNRPIADVVGFTKTFFSKHTVLNILTKYCVFDVDRKLLVMRPYQIVAAERILQRIETSTTYKQFGSLAAGGYIWHTTGSGKTLTSFKAAQLASRLPFVEKVLFVVDRKDLDYQTMREYERFEKGAANSNTSTSVLAKQLEGPNARIIITTIQKLARFVSYNRQHSIYSSHVVVIFDECHRSQFGDMHLAITNVFRRYHLFGFTGTPIFAENAGTSGSPRLRTTEQAFGEKLHTYTIVDAINDRNVLPFRVDYVNTLKPAEKLTDAQVAAIDTERALLAPERINQIVGYIREHFDQKTKRSSAYRLGDRRLAGFNSLFAAASIDAAKRYYAEFARQQSDLASEQRLKVGLIFSFTANGEEADGLLAEEEFETGDLDATSRDFLEGAIRDYNALFGTSFDTSADKFQNYYKDLSERLKSRELDLVIVVNMFLTGFDATTLNTLWLDKNLRSHGLIQAYSRTNRILNSVKTYGNIVSFRDLEDATNDALALFGNRDARGIVLLRPYADYYAEYENAVAELTEVFPLGEQIIGEAAQKQYIALFGVILRLRNILTSFDEFAGHELLTERDYQDYQSIYLNLYAEFRGAKEAEKESINDDVVFEIELIKQVEVNVDYVLMLVEKWRDARGNGADREMDALMKIQRAIDSSVTLRNKRDLIMDFVETMTVTGDVNDDWRRFVAAKRAEELTSIITEENLKPDETHAFVEAAFRDGAIPTMGTAITRILPPISRFSPSGGHTVKKQAVIDRLLAFFDRYFGLA
- a CDS encoding PucR family transcriptional regulator, giving the protein MSVVDVATGAPIVPGSLAPDPAVVEELRQAASRPDAHPGSMHPSSTGTVKAWTLPSGRPALLLVGEDSPMLDSFTVGHLQQAVTAAVNNVITNAMALAARGEQLVSSVFAGRMPIEHLLAQSRELGLAGTEYVVIAVATDQPSDPLVVLTTAGILHLPHRRPGRLTCCLNAADLERALDLPTLDSSRVGVSTSFRSLEELAEASRQAGWALGATLERKRIVHYDEVRGSVVPRDSQAAREVSRGVLGDLLEPTERSQRLLETLTAYLTNDRKWTETAQALGIHRQTLGHRLRQVEVITGRSLKSTADLAALWVATSAVEFLADARNTV
- a CDS encoding restriction endonuclease subunit S — protein: MSRIDRLIAELAPQGVPLMPLGQLGEFIRGRRFTKADYVDSGLGSIHYGEIYTDYGTTASSVHRFVRPELKGSLRLARPGDLVIAATGENVQEVCKAVAWLGDEEVAIHDDCYIFRHQMDPTFVSYFFQTAHFHEQKARLASESKLARVSGANLARIVAPAPPLEVQREIVSVLDKFRALEAELKAELEARREQYRYYRDALVAFDAPDSLSLSLSRRAGSDGRD